One window of the Burkholderia sp. FERM BP-3421 genome contains the following:
- a CDS encoding AraC family transcriptional regulator translates to MANLDYADALDGLALWVLEGSDAPESEFRLGTREYDWHSHRRGQFFCIESGLLHVHTARGAWLLPPHRAGWLPPGTEHRIGVSGVMRGWGVMIAPSSCAALPDAPCVVGLNELLLALVRRAARWSNRAALAPADERLVAVLLDEIAAAPREALHLPMPDDPRLARLARRIVREPGRALTLDALAGEVGLSARSARRLFVAQTGMNFVHWRQQAQLAYALERLAHGDAVGAIADALGYATPSNFIAMFRRALGASPGSYFAPGAR, encoded by the coding sequence ATGGCGAACCTGGATTACGCGGATGCCCTGGACGGGCTGGCGCTGTGGGTGCTCGAAGGCTCGGACGCGCCGGAGTCCGAGTTCCGGCTCGGCACGCGCGAGTACGACTGGCACAGCCACCGGCGCGGCCAGTTCTTCTGCATCGAGAGCGGGCTGCTGCACGTGCACACGGCGCGCGGCGCGTGGCTGCTGCCGCCGCACCGCGCCGGCTGGCTGCCGCCCGGCACCGAGCATCGGATCGGCGTGAGCGGCGTGATGCGCGGCTGGGGCGTGATGATCGCGCCGTCGAGCTGCGCGGCCCTGCCCGACGCGCCGTGCGTGGTCGGCCTCAACGAGCTGCTGCTCGCGCTGGTGCGGCGCGCCGCGCGCTGGTCGAACAGGGCGGCGCTCGCTCCGGCCGACGAGCGTCTCGTCGCGGTGCTGCTGGACGAGATCGCCGCCGCTCCGCGCGAGGCCTTGCATCTGCCGATGCCGGACGATCCGCGCCTCGCCCGGCTGGCGCGGCGGATCGTGCGCGAGCCGGGCCGCGCGCTCACGCTCGACGCGCTGGCGGGCGAGGTGGGGCTGTCGGCGCGCAGCGCGCGGCGTTTGTTCGTCGCGCAGACCGGCATGAACTTCGTGCACTGGCGGCAGCAGGCGCAGCTCGCCTATGCGCTCGAACGGCTCGCCCACGGCGATGCGGTGGGCGCGATCGCCGATGCGCTCGGCTATGCGACGCCGAGCAACTTCATCGCCATGTTCCGCCGCGCGCTCGGCGCGTCTCCGGGCAGCTATTTCGCGCCGGGCGCGCGCTGA
- a CDS encoding carbon-phosphorus lyase complex subunit PhnI, with protein MYVAVKGGERAIEASWRLLDAARRGATALPEISVAQIREQQRLAVARVMTEGSLYDEELAALAIKQAAGDLVEAIFLLRAYRTTLPRFGCTAPLDTDAMRIARRISATFKDIPGGQFLGPTYDYTQRLLDFALLAEQGDAPSAAPAAAPAGAARVPDPEPEPMPRVVSLLDREGLIEQEIPTADAPEPGDLSREPLRFPADRALRLQNLARGDEGFLLAMGYATQRGYGHSHPFAGELRFGAVSVELALDELDGETVEIGDLDVTECQMINQFAGGNGVPPSFTQGYGLAFGHSERKAMAMALVDRALRAHELGETADAPPQDPEFVLLHSDNVEASGFVQHLKLPHYVDFQAELELVRRLRAARAPDAAAPADHPAQEEAGR; from the coding sequence ATGTACGTCGCCGTCAAGGGAGGCGAGCGCGCGATCGAAGCGTCGTGGCGCTTGCTCGATGCGGCGCGGCGCGGTGCAACCGCGCTGCCCGAGATCAGCGTCGCGCAGATCCGCGAGCAGCAGCGGCTCGCGGTGGCGCGCGTGATGACGGAAGGCTCGCTGTACGACGAGGAGCTGGCCGCGCTGGCGATCAAGCAGGCGGCGGGCGATCTGGTCGAGGCGATCTTCCTGCTGCGCGCCTATCGCACCACGCTGCCGCGTTTCGGCTGCACCGCGCCGCTCGATACGGATGCGATGCGGATCGCGCGGCGCATCTCCGCGACCTTCAAGGATATTCCGGGCGGCCAGTTCCTCGGGCCGACCTACGACTACACGCAGCGCCTGCTCGATTTCGCGTTGCTCGCGGAGCAGGGCGACGCGCCCTCGGCCGCGCCCGCCGCCGCGCCGGCCGGCGCGGCGCGCGTGCCTGATCCTGAACCTGAACCGATGCCGCGCGTCGTGTCGCTGCTCGATCGCGAAGGGCTGATCGAACAGGAGATCCCGACGGCGGATGCACCCGAACCGGGCGACCTGTCGCGCGAGCCCCTGCGTTTTCCGGCGGACCGCGCGCTGCGCCTGCAGAACCTCGCGCGCGGCGACGAGGGTTTCCTGCTCGCGATGGGCTACGCGACGCAGCGCGGCTACGGCCATTCGCATCCGTTCGCGGGCGAGCTGCGCTTCGGCGCGGTCAGCGTCGAGCTGGCGCTCGATGAACTCGACGGCGAGACGGTCGAGATCGGCGATCTCGACGTGACCGAATGCCAGATGATCAACCAGTTCGCGGGCGGCAACGGCGTGCCGCCGTCGTTTACGCAAGGCTACGGGCTCGCGTTCGGGCATTCGGAGCGCAAGGCGATGGCGATGGCGCTCGTCGACCGCGCGCTGCGCGCGCACGAGCTGGGCGAGACGGCCGACGCGCCGCCGCAGGATCCGGAGTTCGTGCTGCTGCATAGCGACAACGTCGAGGCGTCCGGCTTCGTGCAGCACCTGAAGCTGCCGCATTACGTGGATTTCCAGGCCGAGCTGGAGCTGGTGCGGCGCTTGCGCGCGGCCCGCGCGCCGGATGCGGCCGCGCCGGCGGACCACCCCGCCCAAGAGGAGGCAGGACGATGA
- a CDS encoding cupin domain-containing protein, with translation MSSHPFAESFDLEAAFADVSEYWSPKVVAQVNDQYVKIAKVRGQLVWHDHAHEDELFFVVRGHLRIEYEGGRFVDLPAGSMHVVPRGTLHNPVADDECWVVLVEPVQTRHTGEVVSPLTKPIEAQLR, from the coding sequence ATGTCATCCCATCCGTTTGCCGAATCGTTCGACCTCGAAGCGGCGTTCGCCGACGTATCCGAGTATTGGTCGCCGAAAGTCGTGGCGCAGGTCAACGATCAGTACGTGAAGATCGCCAAGGTGCGCGGCCAGCTCGTGTGGCACGACCATGCGCACGAGGACGAACTGTTCTTCGTCGTGCGCGGACACCTGAGGATCGAATACGAGGGCGGGCGCTTTGTCGATCTGCCGGCGGGCTCGATGCACGTGGTGCCGCGCGGCACGCTGCACAATCCGGTCGCCGACGACGAATGCTGGGTCGTGCTGGTCGAGCCCGTGCAGACCCGGCATACGGGCGAGGTGGTCTCGCCGTTGACGAAGCCGATCGAGGCGCAGCTGCGCTGA
- a CDS encoding FAD-dependent oxidoreductase gives MDQIEPLHVTIIGAGLGGLCLAQGLRRAGIPFDVYERDAAPHSRTQGYRIRIDAMGRQALAECLPEARYDLFRATCAASASAGRCVDPQLAALDGRAADNWAPSATEEGPGDLSAHRLTLREILMQDLGPHLHFGQACVDYAPAEDGAVTAQFADGSARRTRVLVAADGVHSMLRRRALPEAEPRATGTVCLYGRTPLTPALRALAGDDLGTGTTVIGADGFAAVLDAMRFGAPFAASCPDALRPAGLSRVEDYLYWAFIGPETRLARVEPIGRRADADVWLHSVDHWTRDWHPRVRRLLRHAEPESVALQPVRRAPALGATPPPAPLAFLGDAIHVMSPAGGVGANTALADAADLVARLAAARAGYGAGWPVALRDYHAALRTRANAALGMADRAAMKLFGSALAAE, from the coding sequence ATGGACCAAATCGAGCCGTTACACGTCACCATCATCGGCGCGGGCCTGGGCGGGCTGTGCCTGGCCCAGGGGCTGCGGCGCGCGGGCATTCCGTTCGACGTCTACGAACGCGACGCCGCGCCGCACAGCCGCACCCAGGGCTACCGGATCCGCATCGACGCCATGGGCCGGCAGGCGCTCGCCGAGTGCCTGCCCGAGGCGCGCTACGACCTGTTCCGCGCCACCTGCGCGGCCAGCGCCTCGGCGGGCCGCTGCGTCGACCCTCAGCTCGCGGCGCTCGACGGCCGCGCGGCCGACAACTGGGCCCCGTCCGCCACCGAGGAAGGCCCCGGCGACCTGAGCGCGCACCGGCTCACGCTGCGCGAGATCCTGATGCAGGATCTCGGCCCGCATCTGCACTTCGGCCAGGCGTGCGTCGACTACGCGCCGGCCGAGGACGGCGCGGTGACCGCGCAATTCGCCGACGGCAGCGCGCGGCGCACGCGCGTGCTGGTCGCCGCCGACGGCGTGCACTCGATGCTGCGCAGGCGCGCGTTGCCCGAGGCCGAACCGCGTGCGACGGGCACTGTCTGCCTGTATGGCCGCACCCCGCTCACGCCCGCGCTGCGCGCGCTGGCCGGCGACGATCTCGGCACCGGCACGACCGTGATCGGCGCGGACGGCTTCGCCGCCGTGCTCGACGCGATGCGCTTCGGCGCGCCGTTCGCGGCATCCTGCCCGGATGCGCTGCGCCCGGCCGGGTTGAGCCGGGTCGAGGATTACCTGTATTGGGCGTTCATCGGCCCCGAGACGCGGCTCGCGCGCGTCGAGCCGATCGGCCGGCGGGCCGACGCCGATGTCTGGCTGCACAGCGTCGACCACTGGACCCGCGACTGGCATCCGCGCGTGCGCCGGCTGCTGCGCCACGCGGAGCCGGAGTCGGTCGCGCTCCAGCCGGTGCGCCGCGCGCCTGCGCTGGGCGCGACGCCGCCGCCCGCGCCACTGGCGTTCCTCGGCGACGCGATCCATGTGATGAGCCCGGCGGGCGGCGTCGGCGCGAATACCGCGCTCGCCGACGCCGCCGATCTCGTCGCGCGCCTCGCGGCGGCGCGGGCCGGATATGGCGCGGGCTGGCCTGTCGCGCTGCGCGACTATCACGCGGCGTTGCGTACGCGCGCCAATGCGGCGCTCGGGATGGCCGATCGGGCCGCAATGAAGTTGTTCGGATCGGCGCTTGCGGCGGAGTGA
- a CDS encoding LysR family transcriptional regulator, translated as MTRNLDLDLIRTFVAVADSGSMTVAANRLHMTQGAVSQQVKRLEAALDCVLFVRKTRKLELSRHGEQFLVKARQMLRLNDEIWTDMTAQPLRGSLRVGVPYDLVTPLVPAMKAFADAHPHVEISLVCAASPELDEALNSGRVDVTLIEYVASEAEGDVIRIEPLAWVTGRGSEAWQKRPLPLSMVDARCAFRPVVLGALANAGIAWRTVFESGNIEATAATVRAGLAITAWLVSTVPGDLDILTPREAGLPALPPFAICLRLPGAAQPAAREFARYVRESMAGDAGTRGGSAKIA; from the coding sequence ATGACCCGCAACCTCGACCTCGATCTGATCCGCACCTTCGTCGCCGTCGCCGACAGCGGCAGCATGACGGTCGCGGCGAATCGGCTGCACATGACGCAAGGCGCGGTGAGCCAGCAGGTGAAACGGCTCGAAGCCGCGCTGGACTGCGTGCTGTTCGTGCGCAAGACGCGCAAGCTGGAACTGTCGCGGCACGGCGAGCAGTTTCTCGTCAAGGCGCGCCAGATGCTGCGGCTGAACGACGAGATCTGGACCGACATGACCGCCCAGCCGCTACGCGGCAGCCTGCGCGTGGGCGTGCCTTACGATCTCGTGACGCCGCTCGTGCCCGCGATGAAGGCGTTCGCCGACGCGCATCCCCACGTGGAGATCTCGCTGGTGTGCGCGGCGTCGCCGGAGCTGGACGAGGCGTTGAACAGCGGCCGCGTGGATGTGACCTTGATCGAATACGTCGCGAGCGAAGCCGAGGGCGACGTGATCCGCATCGAACCCTTGGCGTGGGTCACGGGGCGCGGCAGCGAGGCGTGGCAGAAACGGCCGCTGCCGCTGTCGATGGTGGACGCGCGCTGCGCGTTCCGTCCGGTGGTGCTCGGCGCGCTGGCGAACGCGGGCATTGCGTGGCGGACGGTGTTCGAGAGCGGCAATATTGAGGCGACGGCGGCGACGGTGCGCGCGGGTCTTGCGATCACGGCGTGGCTCGTTTCCACGGTGCCAGGCGACCTGGACATCCTGACGCCTCGCGAGGCCGGCCTGCCCGCGCTGCCGCCGTTCGCGATCTGCCTGCGCCTGCCGGGCGCGGCGCAGCCGGCGGCGCGGGAGTTTGCGCGCTATGTGCGGGAATCGATGGCAGGTGATGCAGGGACGCGAGGGGGGAGTGCGAAGATCGCGTGA
- a CDS encoding alpha-D-ribose 1-methylphosphonate 5-triphosphate diphosphatase, whose protein sequence is MLISNARVVTRDEVFVGAVQVEDGVIRDVARGATAAREAQDWGGDYLLPGLVELHTDNLEKHLAPRPGVVWDVDAAFVIHDAQIAAAGITTVFDSLAIGTRLSVGVRGRDMQTRCAEALARFERDGLLRAEHFLHLRCEVATEDVVEVFGALERHPLLRLASVMDHTPGQRQWHDPAQWRRYQERHGRWSDEQAATLLTEMADEQQRFADRHRREIIARCAALGVPVASHDDTVVEHVEQAAAEGITLAEFPTTRVAAQAARAHGLATIMGAPNVMRGGSHSGNVSALELARDGLLDILSSDYVPSSLLSAAFELVRLAGWTLPRAIATVSAEPAVQAGLVDRGAIAPGLRADLVRVALHGDLPVPRETYRAGRRVA, encoded by the coding sequence ATGTTGATCAGCAATGCGCGCGTTGTCACGCGCGACGAAGTGTTCGTGGGCGCGGTGCAGGTCGAGGACGGCGTGATCCGCGATGTGGCGCGCGGGGCGACCGCCGCGCGCGAGGCGCAGGACTGGGGCGGCGACTACCTGCTGCCCGGGCTCGTCGAACTGCATACCGACAACCTGGAGAAGCATCTCGCGCCGCGCCCGGGGGTGGTGTGGGACGTCGATGCGGCGTTCGTGATCCACGACGCGCAGATCGCGGCGGCCGGCATCACGACGGTGTTCGATTCGCTCGCGATCGGCACGCGCCTGAGCGTCGGCGTACGCGGCCGCGACATGCAGACGCGTTGCGCGGAGGCGCTCGCGCGCTTCGAGCGCGACGGCCTGCTGCGCGCCGAGCATTTCCTGCATCTGCGCTGCGAGGTCGCGACCGAGGACGTGGTCGAGGTGTTCGGCGCTCTGGAGCGGCATCCGCTGCTGCGGCTCGCGTCGGTGATGGACCATACGCCGGGCCAGCGCCAATGGCACGATCCCGCGCAGTGGCGGCGCTACCAGGAGCGGCATGGCCGCTGGAGCGACGAGCAGGCGGCGACGCTGCTCACCGAGATGGCCGACGAGCAGCAGCGCTTCGCGGACCGGCACCGGCGCGAGATCATCGCGCGCTGCGCGGCGCTCGGCGTGCCGGTCGCGAGCCACGACGACACGGTGGTCGAGCATGTCGAGCAGGCGGCGGCCGAGGGCATCACGCTGGCGGAATTCCCGACCACGCGGGTTGCCGCGCAGGCCGCGCGCGCGCATGGTCTCGCCACGATCATGGGCGCGCCGAACGTGATGCGCGGCGGTTCGCACTCGGGCAACGTGTCGGCGCTCGAACTGGCGCGCGACGGCCTGCTCGACATCCTGTCGTCCGACTACGTGCCGTCGAGCCTGTTGAGCGCGGCGTTCGAACTGGTGCGGCTCGCCGGCTGGACGCTGCCGCGCGCGATCGCGACGGTGTCGGCCGAGCCGGCCGTGCAGGCGGGGCTCGTGGATCGCGGCGCGATCGCGCCGGGCCTGCGCGCGGATCTCGTGCGGGTCGCCCTGCATGGCGATCTGCCGGTGCCGCGCGAGACCTATCGCGCGGGGCGACGGGTCGCTTGA
- the phnL gene encoding phosphonate C-P lyase system protein PhnL, which yields MEANQSFRPAQVFAGHPARMVHAAGVGKTFVLHGQGGIRIEALGDVSLDVDAGECVVLTGPSGAGKSTLLRCLYGNYLASAGGIAIREPARAHVVVTEAEPHEVLRLRRDVVGYVSQFLRAIPRVGAQALVAAPLIARGVDEEEANARAARLLERLNVPRRLWPLAPATFSGGEQQRVNIARGLIAGHPVLLLDEPTASLDAENRDAVAALIVEMRRQGTAIVGIFHDEGTRDQVATRCVELRAPSRQARAIQ from the coding sequence ATGGAAGCGAACCAATCATTTCGGCCCGCGCAGGTGTTCGCCGGACATCCGGCGCGGATGGTGCACGCGGCGGGCGTCGGCAAGACCTTCGTGCTGCACGGGCAGGGCGGGATCCGCATCGAGGCGCTCGGCGACGTGTCGCTCGACGTCGACGCGGGCGAGTGCGTGGTGCTGACCGGGCCCTCGGGCGCGGGCAAGAGCACGCTGCTGCGCTGCCTGTACGGCAACTATCTGGCGAGCGCGGGCGGCATCGCGATCCGCGAGCCGGCGCGCGCTCACGTGGTGGTGACCGAGGCCGAGCCGCACGAGGTGCTGCGGTTGCGGCGCGACGTGGTGGGCTATGTCAGCCAGTTCCTGCGCGCGATTCCGCGGGTCGGCGCGCAGGCGCTGGTGGCCGCGCCGCTGATCGCGCGCGGGGTGGACGAGGAAGAGGCGAACGCGCGCGCCGCGCGCCTGCTCGAACGCCTGAACGTGCCGCGCCGACTGTGGCCGCTCGCGCCCGCGACGTTCTCGGGCGGCGAGCAGCAGCGCGTGAACATCGCGCGCGGGCTGATCGCCGGGCATCCGGTGCTGCTGCTCGACGAGCCCACCGCGTCGCTCGACGCGGAGAACCGCGACGCGGTCGCGGCGCTGATCGTCGAAATGCGCCGGCAGGGAACGGCGATCGTCGGTATCTTCCATGACGAGGGGACGCGCGACCAGGTCGCGACCCGTTGCGTCGAACTGCGTGCGCCGTCGCGGCAGGCGCGCGCCATCCAATGA
- a CDS encoding alpha/beta hydrolase family protein, with product MIRICMLVAAWCIGTSLAQAAGFQFIEIPGNGPLHALKGAVWYPCKQAPRDEALGPIVLSVARDCPVTGERHPLVVISHGRGGAFLDHADTAQALADAGFVVAAINHPGDNATDATRINDFPVLVERPADIKRLIDFMLGSWRASDRIDANRIGIFGFSRGGYSALVAIGAEPSFGTHLRLCDGVDTPLCDQVRKGEPPALAHDPRIKAAVIADPVALFFSAESFSNFKIPVQLWRSELGGGGVTPESVANLVGELPAKPAVHVVPHARHFSFMAPCSAAFAQVAREICADEPDFDRGAFHRAFNGEVLAFFRQQLTRQGPS from the coding sequence ATGATTCGTATCTGCATGCTCGTCGCGGCCTGGTGCATCGGAACCTCACTGGCGCAAGCCGCCGGCTTTCAGTTCATCGAGATTCCCGGCAACGGGCCGCTTCACGCGCTCAAGGGCGCGGTCTGGTATCCGTGCAAGCAGGCGCCCCGCGACGAAGCCCTCGGCCCGATCGTCCTCTCCGTCGCCAGGGATTGCCCGGTCACGGGCGAGCGGCATCCGCTCGTCGTCATCTCGCATGGCCGGGGCGGCGCGTTCCTCGATCACGCCGACACGGCGCAGGCCTTGGCCGATGCGGGCTTCGTGGTCGCCGCGATCAACCACCCCGGCGACAATGCAACGGATGCGACCCGCATCAACGATTTCCCGGTGCTCGTCGAGCGGCCAGCGGACATCAAGCGGTTGATCGATTTCATGCTGGGCTCGTGGCGGGCCTCGGACCGCATCGACGCAAACCGCATCGGCATCTTCGGCTTCTCGCGCGGCGGATACTCCGCGCTCGTCGCGATCGGCGCCGAGCCCTCGTTTGGAACGCATCTGCGCTTGTGCGACGGCGTGGATACGCCGCTCTGCGATCAGGTGCGCAAGGGAGAACCGCCTGCGCTCGCGCATGATCCGCGCATCAAGGCGGCGGTGATCGCCGATCCGGTCGCCCTCTTCTTCTCGGCGGAAAGCTTCTCGAACTTCAAGATTCCCGTCCAACTCTGGCGATCCGAGTTGGGCGGAGGCGGCGTGACGCCCGAGAGCGTCGCGAACCTCGTCGGCGAGCTGCCGGCGAAACCGGCGGTGCATGTCGTGCCGCACGCCCGGCACTTTTCCTTCATGGCGCCCTGCTCGGCTGCCTTCGCGCAGGTTGCGCGCGAGATCTGCGCCGACGAGCCGGATTTCGATCGCGGCGCGTTTCATCGGGCGTTCAATGGCGAGGTGCTTGCGTTCTTCCGTCAACAACTGACGCGGCAAGGGCCGTCGTAA
- the phnK gene encoding phosphonate C-P lyase system protein PhnK → MTPLLSARNLTKRFGGRNGCANASFDLYPGEVLCIVGESGSGKTTLLNLLALRTGADAGALHYTRRDGARVDLFALPEPQRRQLIRTEWGFVQQNPRDGLRSGVSAGANIGEPLMAVGARHYGRLRETAADWMARVELDTGRIDDLPSTFSGGMQQRLQIARNLVIGPRLVFMDEPTAGLDVSVQARLLDLLRTLTATLHLSMLIVTHDIGVARLLAHRLMVMQRGEIVEAGLTDQVLDDPQHPYTQMLVSSVLPV, encoded by the coding sequence ATGACGCCGCTCTTGAGCGCACGCAATCTGACCAAGCGCTTCGGCGGCCGCAACGGCTGCGCGAACGCGAGCTTCGACCTGTATCCGGGCGAGGTGCTGTGCATCGTCGGCGAGTCCGGTTCGGGCAAGACCACCTTGCTGAACCTGCTCGCGCTGCGCACCGGGGCCGACGCCGGCGCGCTGCACTACACGCGGCGCGACGGCGCGCGCGTCGATCTGTTCGCGCTGCCCGAGCCGCAGCGCCGGCAGCTGATCCGCACGGAGTGGGGCTTCGTCCAGCAGAATCCGCGCGACGGGCTGCGATCCGGCGTCTCGGCGGGCGCGAACATCGGCGAGCCGCTGATGGCGGTCGGCGCGCGCCACTACGGCCGGCTGCGCGAGACGGCGGCCGACTGGATGGCGCGCGTCGAACTCGACACGGGCCGCATCGACGATCTGCCGTCGACGTTCTCGGGCGGCATGCAGCAGCGGCTCCAGATCGCGCGCAACCTCGTGATCGGCCCGCGCCTCGTGTTCATGGACGAGCCGACCGCCGGCCTCGACGTCTCGGTGCAGGCGCGCCTGCTCGACCTGCTGCGCACGCTGACCGCGACGCTGCACCTGTCGATGCTGATCGTCACGCACGACATCGGCGTCGCGCGCCTGCTCGCGCACCGGCTGATGGTGATGCAGCGCGGCGAGATCGTCGAGGCGGGCCTGACGGACCAGGTGCTCGACGATCCGCAGCATCCGTACACGCAGATGCTCGTGTCGTCGGTTTTGCCAGTATGA
- a CDS encoding alpha-D-ribose 1-methylphosphonate 5-phosphate C-P-lyase PhnJ, which translates to MKPIDESPPDGAGDYNFAYLDEQTKRMIRRALLKAVAVPGYQVPFASREMPLPYGWGTGGIQVTAALIGRADVLKVIDQGSDETTNAVNIRRFFARTAGVATTTRTVDATLIQTRHRIPETPLTERQILVYQVPMPEPLFKLEPRASECRKLHALADYGLISVKLYEDIVRHGGIATTYDYPVMVNGRYLASPSPIPKFDNPKLHMSPALQLFGAGREQRIYAIPPYTPVRSLDFDDHPFEVQRWDSACALCGSHESFLDEMIVDDRGTRMFVCSDSDYCGERRGDAPDVSTPAAPPRAPHTEGEPA; encoded by the coding sequence ATGAAGCCGATCGACGAGAGCCCGCCCGACGGCGCGGGCGACTACAACTTCGCGTACCTGGACGAGCAGACCAAGCGGATGATCCGTCGCGCGCTGCTGAAGGCGGTGGCGGTGCCGGGCTACCAGGTGCCGTTCGCGTCGCGCGAGATGCCGCTGCCGTACGGCTGGGGCACGGGCGGGATCCAGGTCACGGCGGCGTTGATCGGCCGCGCCGACGTGCTGAAGGTGATCGACCAGGGCTCGGACGAGACCACCAACGCGGTCAACATCCGGCGCTTCTTCGCGCGCACGGCCGGGGTCGCGACGACCACCCGCACCGTCGACGCGACGTTGATCCAGACCCGCCACCGGATCCCCGAGACGCCGCTGACCGAGCGTCAGATTCTGGTCTACCAGGTGCCGATGCCCGAGCCGCTGTTCAAGCTGGAGCCGCGCGCGAGCGAGTGCCGCAAGCTGCATGCGCTGGCCGACTACGGGCTCATCAGCGTCAAGCTCTACGAGGACATCGTGCGCCACGGCGGCATCGCGACGACCTACGACTATCCGGTGATGGTCAACGGCCGCTACCTGGCCTCGCCGTCGCCGATTCCGAAGTTCGACAATCCGAAGCTGCACATGAGTCCCGCGCTGCAGCTGTTCGGCGCGGGGCGCGAGCAGCGCATCTATGCGATTCCGCCTTATACGCCGGTGCGCAGCCTGGATTTCGACGACCATCCGTTCGAGGTGCAGCGCTGGGACAGCGCGTGCGCGCTGTGCGGTTCGCACGAGAGTTTTCTCGACGAGATGATCGTCGACGATCGCGGCACGCGGATGTTCGTGTGCTCGGACAGCGACTACTGCGGCGAACGGCGCGGCGACGCGCCGGACGTATCCACGCCGGCCGCGCCGCCGCGCGCGCCGCACACCGAGGGGGAACCGGCATGA
- a CDS encoding LysE family translocator has translation MTSILPLLLFVAVATVTPGGATMLATASGARFGFMRSIPLMLGIALGLALLAAVAALGLGGLLLALPSLQTGVKALGSAYLLWLAWRIARSGPPNAGDGPARPITLANGFVLLWLNPKSWAMTVGAAASFALLASTPNRLAMLLGAAFGVAACASLALWSALGVLLARRLRTPRHWRMLNVVMGVLLAASVIPTWR, from the coding sequence ATGACCTCGATCCTGCCGCTGCTCCTGTTCGTCGCCGTCGCGACCGTGACGCCGGGCGGCGCGACCATGCTCGCCACCGCCTCGGGCGCGCGCTTCGGCTTCATGCGCTCGATTCCACTGATGCTCGGCATTGCCTTGGGCCTCGCGTTGCTCGCCGCCGTCGCGGCGCTCGGGCTCGGCGGTCTGCTGCTCGCGCTGCCGTCGCTGCAAACGGGCGTGAAGGCGCTCGGCTCCGCCTATCTGCTGTGGCTCGCGTGGCGGATCGCGCGCAGCGGGCCGCCGAACGCCGGCGACGGTCCCGCGCGCCCCATCACGCTCGCCAACGGTTTCGTGCTGCTGTGGCTCAACCCGAAGAGCTGGGCGATGACGGTCGGCGCGGCGGCGTCGTTCGCGTTGCTCGCGAGCACCCCGAACCGGCTCGCGATGCTGCTCGGCGCGGCGTTCGGCGTGGCCGCGTGCGCGTCGCTCGCGCTGTGGTCCGCGCTCGGCGTGCTGCTCGCGCGGCGCCTGCGTACGCCGCGTCACTGGCGCATGCTCAACGTCGTCATGGGCGTGCTGCTCGCCGCGTCCGTCATTCCGACCTGGAGATAG
- the phnH gene encoding phosphonate C-P lyase system protein PhnH translates to MTDSMTRARIAIADIPAGFGDPVHDTQQAFRALLDALARPGTIVRLAPAAGEADLARGSAAAPAAFAALLALGDDSTPIYLDTPDPVFASALRFHTGAPLVDAPAGACFAYLHEPASAAALERFALGAPDAPEQSATLFVRVDALTGGAPVRVQGPGIDGARTLAPVGLPAAFWAARAAFAPLFPCGIDAYLVCGRELLGLPRTTTAEVA, encoded by the coding sequence ATGACAGACAGCATGACGCGCGCGCGCATCGCGATCGCGGATATTCCGGCCGGCTTCGGCGATCCGGTGCATGACACGCAGCAGGCGTTCCGCGCGCTGCTCGACGCGCTCGCGCGTCCGGGCACGATCGTCCGGCTCGCGCCGGCGGCGGGCGAGGCGGATCTCGCGCGCGGCTCCGCCGCCGCGCCGGCCGCGTTCGCGGCGCTGCTCGCGCTCGGCGACGACAGCACGCCGATCTATCTCGACACGCCCGATCCGGTCTTCGCATCGGCGCTGCGCTTTCATACCGGCGCGCCGCTGGTCGACGCGCCGGCGGGCGCATGTTTCGCCTACCTGCACGAACCGGCCTCGGCGGCCGCGCTCGAACGCTTCGCGCTCGGCGCGCCCGATGCGCCCGAACAATCCGCGACGCTGTTCGTGCGCGTCGACGCCTTGACGGGCGGCGCGCCGGTGCGCGTGCAGGGGCCCGGCATCGACGGCGCGCGCACGCTCGCGCCGGTGGGGCTGCCGGCGGCGTTCTGGGCGGCCCGGGCGGCCTTCGCGCCGCTGTTTCCGTGCGGGATCGACGCCTATCTCGTGTGCGGCCGCGAGCTGCTCGGCCTGCCGCGCACCACGACAGCGGAGGTGGCCTGA